From the genome of Panulirus ornatus isolate Po-2019 chromosome 8, ASM3632096v1, whole genome shotgun sequence, one region includes:
- the LOC139749740 gene encoding fatty acid-binding protein-like isoform X2: MAQFTGTYKHERDDNLEQLFIQMGMNFLVRKLALRTSPTIEVKVEGDNWTISTIMSIRTLTWTFKLGEETIVDGTNGFVKVIFTLDGDRLVQTPVDETDEKAMTAVRHFTPQGMTQTMVHKASGTTAVRHFKKA, translated from the exons ATGGCACAGTTCACTGGTACCTACAAGCACGAGAGAGATGACAACTTGGAGCAGCTCTTCATCCAGATGG GGATGAACTTCCTGGTGCGGAAGCTGGCGCTCCGTACCAGTCCGACCATCGAGGTGAAGGTGGAAGGGGACAACTGGACCATAAGTACCATCATGTCCATCAGGACCCTCACCTGGACCTTCAAGCTGGGCGAGGAGACCATTGTCGACGGCACCAACGGCTTCGTGAAG GTGATCTTCACTTTGGATGGGGACCGCCTGGTGCAGACGCCGGTAGACGAGACGGACGAGAAGGCCATGACAGCCGTGAGACACTTCACTCCACAGGGCATGACCCAG ACGATGGTGCACAAGGCCTCAGGCACGACCGCCGTAAGGCACTTCAAGAAAGCCTGA
- the LOC139749740 gene encoding fatty acid-binding protein-like isoform X1, producing MTVPAPSGPKLGTSGMAQFTGTYKHERDDNLEQLFIQMGMNFLVRKLALRTSPTIEVKVEGDNWTISTIMSIRTLTWTFKLGEETIVDGTNGFVKVIFTLDGDRLVQTPVDETDEKAMTAVRHFTPQGMTQTMVHKASGTTAVRHFKKA from the exons ATGACCGTCCCAGCGCCCTCTGGGCCCAAG CTGGGCACGTCCGGGATGGCACAGTTCACTGGTACCTACAAGCACGAGAGAGATGACAACTTGGAGCAGCTCTTCATCCAGATGG GGATGAACTTCCTGGTGCGGAAGCTGGCGCTCCGTACCAGTCCGACCATCGAGGTGAAGGTGGAAGGGGACAACTGGACCATAAGTACCATCATGTCCATCAGGACCCTCACCTGGACCTTCAAGCTGGGCGAGGAGACCATTGTCGACGGCACCAACGGCTTCGTGAAG GTGATCTTCACTTTGGATGGGGACCGCCTGGTGCAGACGCCGGTAGACGAGACGGACGAGAAGGCCATGACAGCCGTGAGACACTTCACTCCACAGGGCATGACCCAG ACGATGGTGCACAAGGCCTCAGGCACGACCGCCGTAAGGCACTTCAAGAAAGCCTGA
- the LOC139749664 gene encoding uncharacterized protein, with the protein MRATRTVLGLYFLLPPLCLVPTASSEAGGTTNATVKVFGLQEDIWSSARDDVLLRYNLSTKGYEASEDVSICLRLQATSLATYEIYVSMAAGPQSQTESLLWCKCLQRYTSCFCS; encoded by the exons ATGAGGGCTACTCGCACGGTCCTAGGACTTTACTTTCTACTGCCGCCCCTGTGTCTCGTTCCCACTG CGTCCAGTGAAGCGGGAGGTACTACGAATGCGACGGTGAAGGTGTTCGGTCTGCAGGAGGACATTTGGTCCAGCGCCCGGGACGACGTCCTGCTACGGTACAACTTGTCCACCAAG GGTTACGAGGCTTCTGAAGACGTTAGCATCTGTCTTCGGCTGCAGGCCACCAGCCTCGCCACATATGAGATATACGTGTCCATGGCTGCTGGACCTCAGAGCCAGACGGAATCCCTGCTCTGGTGTAAGTGTCTCCAGCGTTATACTTCATGTTTCTGTAGTTGA
- the LOC139749665 gene encoding uncharacterized protein has product MDIKKEYLSHSLSFTDRQGNANGIFYNTVRQFGFTNFTTDLELHRWVHYCHIFSSGHYRAFVDGQQLVSGPLETEEVTLPLNSTLVIGQEQDVVGGGFDRTQIFRGYITQVSIWNRSLSEREVEEMASCKTSATGNVFSSDADDLEVIGASLKETVIGSLCDRTLSFVIFPERRDLRASKLQCKRAGHYIYSPDTEAENSKLLQESLQFSDSCFNSNHLWLGITDEEEEGVWRKNHDGEVPKDLLFEGGQPNGKTNENCAFMSRQNGLWHDVVCGQDWSSCVPCTRNLRRPLLLRGLCFKRKYELLHEVLGYKNGKPYFHGYYGYMIYRLEKEKWNLVDINANKTLASLTLDTEDGYPIGRQVWVIQHSVCDHPTKTQVKLSLSVCNDTEFTCSDGDCIPRGKRCDAEDDCSDLSDEEDCIIIKLPRGYRAQRPPENKKRGKTFLIGSSVQILRFVKISDVNRVISMEMNVEVRWKDPRVEYLNLKDTPEWNRLSQREVDNVWRPKLEFPNVYDGNIRLLKEVLFLKKTDQPLDLDFNDADMGKGLRHDITSYTLCTREPRPPCCSSNTTDSGQQTHEELSLISSFSILSRFPFLCDGHDWDLFAINKRSLRQELIFIVAYSGSFACSFNVFYYPFDTQRCFVLLQLSSLRMEVASFSDEDVGVVYLEDHELPEHTVSRYQVLVTHRGTNRTRYSMLRVEFELRRRWTVIVLSLYFPSSLLLTIGYATLFVKVTLLQVRLIVSLTTLLVLYTLFNNTSDALPVTAYIKMIDVWFFSCILLLFFVIICHFVVEHLENSMVRTVQPAMFANKSTGVGRPDALLRVVRTFVVPALVVVFSIAYWSVMLGSQ; this is encoded by the exons atggatataaaaaaagaatacttaAGCCATTCTTTATCGTTTACAGATCGGCAGGGCAACGCTAATGGCATTTTTTACAATACGGTCAGACAGTTCGGGTTTACCAACTTTACAACGGACCTGGAGCTTCACAGGTGGGTACACTACTGTCACATCTTCAGCTCGGGTCACTACCGCGCCTTTGTTGACGGCCAGCAGCTTGTGTCTGGTCCCTTGGAGACCGAGGAAGTAACCCTGCCTCTCAACAGCACCCTCGTCATCGGCCAAGAGCAGGATGTAGTTGGCGGAGGCTTCGACAGGACGCAGATCTTCCGTGGCTACATCACTCAGGTCAGTATCTGGAACAGGAGCCTCAGTGAGCGCGAAGTTGAGGAAATGGCGTCTTGCAAGACGTCTGCTACTGGCAACGTCTTCTCCTCTGATGCTGACGACCTAGAAGTGATTGGAGCGTCTTTAAAAGAAACAGTGATTGGGTCTCTGTGTGACAGAACCTTAAGCTTCGTTATATTTCCCGAAAGACGAGATCTTCGAGCGTCAAAACTGCAGTGCAAGAGAGCCGGCCATTATATCTACAGTCCGGACACAGAAGCCGAAAATTCTAAGCTGCTCCAAGAGTCTCTCCAGTTTTCAGACTCCTGTTTTAACAGTAACCACTTGTGGCTTGGGAtaacagacgaagaagaggaaggagtatGGCGGAAGAATCATGACGGTGAGGTTCCCAAGGATCTGTTATTTGAAGGAGGGCAACCCAATGGTAAAACTAACGAGAACTGCGCCTTCATGTCCCGCCAGAATGGGTTATGGCACGACGTGGTCTGCGGGCAGGACTGGTCCTCATGTGTTCCCTGCACCAGGAACCTCCGCAGACCGCTGCTGCTCCGAGGTCTCTGTTTCAAGAGGAAATACGAACTTCTTCACGAAGTCCTTGGATACAAGAATGGGAAACCGTATTTTCATGGATATTATGGGTACATGATATACAGACTTGAAAAGGAGAAATGGAATCTGGTAGACATAAACGCCAACAAAACTCTAGCATCTCTGACTTTGGATACAGAAGACGGGTATCCAATTGGTCGCCAAGTGTGGGTGATCCAACACTCCGTCTGTGACCACCCAACAAAAACGCAGGTGAAGCTGAGTCTGTCGGTGTGTAATGACACGGAGTTCACCTGCTCCGACGGTGACTGTATCCCGCGAGGGAAAAGATGCGACGCAGAGGACGATTGCAGTGACTTATCCGACGAGGAAGACTGCATAATCATCAAGCTGCCGCGGGGATACCGCGCCCAAAGGCCGCCAGAAAATAAAAAACGCGGGAAAACTTTCCTTATTGGTAGTAGCGTTCAGATCTTGAGGTTCGTTAAGATCTCTGACGTCAACAGGGTCATCAGTATGGAGATGAACGTGGAAGTTAGGTGGAAAGACCCGAGGGTAGAGTACCTGAACCTGAAGGACACCCCAGAGTGGAACAGACTGTCGCAGCGGGAGGTGGACAACGTGTGGAGGCCGAAGCTGGAGTTCCCCAATGTTTACGATGGCAACATCCGCTTGTTGAAGGAGGTTCTCTTCCTGAAGAAGACGGACCAGCCGCTGGATCTTGACTTCAATGACGCTGATATGGGTAAGGGTTTGAGACATGACATAACGTCTTAC ACACTGTGTACGCGGGAACCTCGGCCACCGTGCTGCAGCAGCAACACTACAG ATTCAGGCCAACAAACACATGAAGAACtctcattaatttcttcattttctatcTTATCCCGTTTTCCTTTCCTCTGTGATGGTCATGACTGGGACTTGTTTGCCATTAACAAAAGATCACTAAGACAAGAACTGATATTTATCGTCGCCTACAGCGGCAGCTTCGCCTGCAGCTTCAACGTCTTCTACTACCCCTTCGACACCCAGCGGTGCTTCGTCCTGCTGCAGCTGTCCTCGCTCAGGATGGAGGTGGCAAGCTTCTCTGATGAAGACGTGGGCGTGGTCTACCTGGAGGACCACGAACTGCCAGAGCACACGGTCAGCAGGTACCAGGTCCTCGTCACTCATCGTGGCACCAACCGCACCCGCTACAGTATGCTCAGG GTGGAGTTTGAGCTGCGGCGACGGTGGACGGTGATCGTTCTCAGCCTGTACTTCCCCAGCTCGCTTCTCCTGACCATAGGCTACGCTACGCTCTTCGTCAAGGTCACACTCCTGCAG GTACGTCTGATTGTGAGCCTGACGACCCTACTGGTGCTGTACACGCTCTTCAACAACACCTCCGATGCCCTCCCCGTCACCGCCTACATCAAGATGATCGATGTCTGGTTCTTCTCGTGCATCTTGCTTCTCTTCTTCGTCATCATCTGCCACTTTGTGGTTGAACACCTGGAGAACAGCATGGTGCGGACCGTCCAGCCTGCCATGTTTGCGAACAAGTCGACTGGTGTTGGCAGACCCGACGCACTCCTCAGGGTCGTCCGCACGTTCGTCGTGCCAGCGTTGGTGGTCGTCTTCAGCATTGCTTATTGGTCGGTGATGCTTGGCTCTCAGTGA
- the LOC139749742 gene encoding uncharacterized protein isoform X1 — MVGGPRAPRVLPTTLVNNFTRMAEGGGRSVAMALSSVLKYLVVVPKGLAQIISMSCLIPCATKALGSAKVRDIVRSRQDPQLSQRSRDRLLSSIEGSLEFANTKEKSKAIWERTMQEVNMTAELGGRAPNPLVMRLEDRTQCHLLDLARKARPLVLNFGSCT; from the exons ATGGTG GGTGGGCCGCGCGCACCTCGAGTCCTGCCGACGACGCTCGTCAACAACTTCACCAGGATGGCGGAGGGAGGCGGCCGCAGCGTCGCCATGGCCCTCTCCAGCGTCCTCAAGTACCTGGTGGTGGTGCCCAAGGGCCTCGCCCAGATCATCAGCATGAGTTGTC TCATACCGTGCGCGACCAAGGCACTGGGCAGCGCCAAGGTGCGGGACATAGTGAGGAGCCGCCAGGACCCGCAGCTGAGCCAGAGGTCCCGCGATCGCCTCCTCTCGTCCATAGAGGGAAGTCTGGAGTTCGCCAACACCAAGGAGAAGAGCAAGGCCATCTGGGAGAG GACGATGCAGGAGGTGAACATGACGGCCGAGCTGGGAGGTAGGGCGCCCAACCCGCTGGTGATGCGCCTGGAGGACCGGACACAGTGCCATCTTCTGGACCTGGCCAGGAAAGCTCGACCTCTGGTCCTCAACTTCGGCTCGTGCACCTGA
- the LOC139749742 gene encoding uncharacterized protein isoform X2, with translation MAEGGGRSVAMALSSVLKYLVVVPKGLAQIISMSCLIPCATKALGSAKVRDIVRSRQDPQLSQRSRDRLLSSIEGSLEFANTKEKSKAIWERTMQEVNMTAELGGRAPNPLVMRLEDRTQCHLLDLARKARPLVLNFGSCT, from the exons ATGGCGGAGGGAGGCGGCCGCAGCGTCGCCATGGCCCTCTCCAGCGTCCTCAAGTACCTGGTGGTGGTGCCCAAGGGCCTCGCCCAGATCATCAGCATGAGTTGTC TCATACCGTGCGCGACCAAGGCACTGGGCAGCGCCAAGGTGCGGGACATAGTGAGGAGCCGCCAGGACCCGCAGCTGAGCCAGAGGTCCCGCGATCGCCTCCTCTCGTCCATAGAGGGAAGTCTGGAGTTCGCCAACACCAAGGAGAAGAGCAAGGCCATCTGGGAGAG GACGATGCAGGAGGTGAACATGACGGCCGAGCTGGGAGGTAGGGCGCCCAACCCGCTGGTGATGCGCCTGGAGGACCGGACACAGTGCCATCTTCTGGACCTGGCCAGGAAAGCTCGACCTCTGGTCCTCAACTTCGGCTCGTGCACCTGA